The Salinibaculum sp. SYNS191 genome has a window encoding:
- a CDS encoding ABC transporter permease subunit → MTDGSESFTRTETAVAGRKASTRRSVRAIAKKEVRQGVRSYPVLGASVLLFLSAVLFAAIQWVPELYPTQSPRSTLALINSLSQPGAVFIPLLGLFASFDTITGEHERGSLKLLLGLPHSRRDVILGKFLGRTLVVVVAIGIASVAVGLVAFLSYAFFDLDRFLLNTALMQFQGMVYVAIGVGVSALVGSQQRAVGVTAALLGLVFVLWDAFMAVLQWLFIGPLPPGGQLPDWLQFLGLVNPGNAFLFARRAVIPEYYEITVYPESTAYFLQDWVGFVVLFLWMLLPLGLGYQRFCRTDIRS, encoded by the coding sequence ATGACAGACGGTAGTGAGAGTTTCACACGAACGGAGACGGCTGTGGCCGGCCGAAAAGCATCGACAAGGAGGAGTGTCCGAGCGATTGCGAAAAAAGAAGTCAGACAGGGAGTGCGTTCGTATCCAGTCCTGGGAGCGTCTGTTCTGTTATTCCTTTCTGCAGTCCTTTTTGCGGCCATTCAGTGGGTGCCAGAGTTGTATCCGACGCAGTCGCCGAGAAGTACACTCGCACTCATTAACAGCCTCAGTCAACCCGGTGCGGTCTTCATCCCTCTACTGGGTCTGTTTGCTAGCTTCGATACGATTACCGGGGAGCACGAACGCGGCAGTCTCAAACTGCTGCTGGGGCTGCCACATTCCCGGCGGGACGTCATCCTTGGGAAATTCCTCGGGCGGACTCTCGTTGTCGTGGTAGCGATTGGAATCGCCAGTGTGGCAGTGGGCCTCGTTGCCTTCCTGTCGTACGCGTTCTTCGACCTCGATCGGTTCCTGCTCAATACGGCTTTGATGCAGTTTCAGGGGATGGTCTACGTGGCAATCGGCGTTGGGGTATCAGCACTGGTCGGCTCACAGCAACGCGCTGTCGGTGTAACAGCCGCACTGCTGGGTCTGGTCTTCGTGCTATGGGACGCGTTCATGGCAGTTCTCCAGTGGCTCTTCATCGGGCCGCTCCCCCCGGGAGGTCAACTCCCTGACTGGCTCCAGTTCCTTGGGCTTGTCAATCCTGGAAACGCGTTTTTATTCGCGAGGCGAGCGGTTATCCCCGAGTATTACGAGATTACGGTCTACCCGGAGTCAACTGCGTACTTCTTGCAAGACTGGGTTGGGTTTGTCGTCCTCTTTCTGTGGATGTTGCTTCCACTTGGACTCGGATACCAGCGATTCTGTCGTACAGATATTCGAAGCTGA
- a CDS encoding SHOCT domain-containing protein, translating to MVDGPVDHAILAISIIAVLLGVTMLAGGGLTALAPIFFGLLGFAYLKADFEHLRAWIGSRDESDVDEAEDALAVLRSRYASGELDHDEFERRLEDLLETETVEQAENRQQHERVRERE from the coding sequence ATGGTTGACGGTCCCGTTGACCACGCAATTTTAGCTATCTCGATCATAGCTGTTCTTCTCGGCGTTACCATGCTTGCTGGCGGGGGGCTCACTGCTCTTGCACCGATATTCTTCGGTCTCCTCGGTTTTGCCTATCTGAAAGCAGATTTCGAGCACCTGCGTGCATGGATTGGTTCCCGGGACGAGAGTGACGTCGACGAAGCGGAAGACGCGTTAGCTGTTCTTCGTAGCCGATATGCGAGCGGCGAACTCGACCATGACGAGTTCGAACGCAGGCTCGAGGACCTTCTCGAAACAGAGACGGTGGAACAGGCTGAGAACCGACAACAGCACGAACGGGTACGAGAACGCGAGTAG
- a CDS encoding DUF5786 family protein translates to MGKFDEEEYERREKKLSSVNTDSDYHRAIFEGRIEYTGDDSIDELLARLKELKEKSASKR, encoded by the coding sequence ATGGGGAAATTCGACGAAGAGGAGTACGAGCGGCGCGAGAAGAAGCTCAGTTCGGTCAATACCGACTCGGACTACCACCGGGCAATCTTCGAAGGTCGCATCGAGTACACGGGCGACGATTCGATCGACGAACTTCTCGCCCGGTTGAAAGAACTGAAAGAAAAATCGGCGTCAAAACGGTAG